Proteins from one Flavobacterium branchiarum genomic window:
- the rlmB gene encoding 23S rRNA (guanosine(2251)-2'-O)-methyltransferase RlmB: MEKEHQIFGIRAIIEAIQAGKEVDKVFIQKEISGELMKDLMKVMKRANINFSYVPVEKLNRLTPNNHQGAVATISPIGFIDIEHLVESTLESGLKPLFLILDQISDARNFGAIIRTAECTGVNGIIVQKAGSAPVNGDTVKTSAGAVFNVPICKVEHIKDAVFYLQGSGIKTVAATEKTDKNIYDLSLNEPLAIIMGSEDRGINPSVLKIVDEKAKLPMFGTIGSLNVSVACGAFLYETVRQRS, from the coding sequence ATGGAAAAAGAACATCAAATATTTGGGATTAGAGCTATTATAGAAGCAATCCAAGCTGGTAAAGAAGTAGACAAAGTATTCATCCAAAAAGAAATTTCGGGTGAGTTAATGAAAGATTTAATGAAAGTGATGAAACGCGCTAATATTAATTTTTCTTATGTACCTGTTGAAAAACTAAATCGCTTAACACCAAATAACCATCAAGGCGCTGTCGCAACCATATCTCCAATTGGTTTTATCGACATAGAGCATCTAGTAGAATCGACTCTAGAATCTGGATTAAAACCATTATTCCTGATATTAGATCAAATATCTGATGCTCGAAATTTTGGTGCCATTATTAGAACTGCAGAATGTACTGGAGTAAACGGAATCATTGTTCAAAAAGCGGGTTCTGCTCCTGTAAATGGAGATACCGTTAAGACATCAGCTGGAGCCGTTTTTAACGTACCTATATGCAAAGTAGAACATATTAAAGATGCTGTATTTTACCTTCAAGGGTCGGGAATAAAAACCGTTGCAGCAACTGAAAAAACAGATAAAAACATTTACGATTTATCACTAAACGAACCTTTAGCAATCATCATGGGATCTGAAGACAGAGGTATTAACCCTTCTGTTCTTAAAATTGTAGACGAAAAAGCCAAATTACCTATGTTTGGTACTATTGGCTCTTTGAATGTTTCTGTTGCTTGTGGTGCATTCTTATATGAAACTGTTAGACAAAGAAGCTAA
- a CDS encoding SusD/RagB family nutrient-binding outer membrane lipoprotein, which produces MKKIFISLLSVMALGLLTTTVSCSDGLEELNQDPNRPEIINVPAYGLFNYTNKFIMDNTRSSFPSGRLALPWVQYSAQVAYTEEDRFKFRIETKDDFYRDLNLAAKDYKTIIDINTNPVTAAKNSVYGNTNNQIAAARVMLAYTFSILVDTYGDVPYYSYGNNDPDFQALQLDKGISEPKFASQAKIYTDILKELKESVAMLVLNEKVFTKGDVLFGGDANKLKKFANSLRLRIATRVNGVIPGAATHITEAIDSGVMTSNSDNVGVKYENNNVFPSPFFTGFFTDARSDFKITNTLVDLLKGKIGVFGIVDPRLQKYASPNTAGLVAIRDKTYTETDDLTKYIGMPYGIPNSSVEAQTPNTSYWSSDVLRRDYTEILMEYAEVEFLLSENNGWSDTNYKNGIKASMERWGVASAKINTYLAAVAPANKENVITQKYLALFMQPGEAWAEYRRTGFPSSLLKPGQSYPLNVPEGSVTTYTFEALNNLTEMPTRLTYPTNAANLNGANYDEAVKNMGGDKLDTKLIWDKN; this is translated from the coding sequence ATGAAAAAAATATTCATATCATTATTATCAGTTATGGCTTTAGGCCTACTGACAACTACCGTTAGCTGTAGTGACGGCTTAGAAGAGTTAAACCAAGATCCAAATAGACCAGAGATCATTAATGTACCTGCTTACGGCCTTTTCAACTACACCAATAAGTTCATAATGGACAATACTAGAAGCTCTTTCCCTTCGGGAAGATTGGCATTGCCATGGGTACAGTATTCCGCTCAAGTTGCTTACACAGAAGAGGACCGATTTAAATTTAGAATTGAGACTAAAGATGATTTTTACAGAGATTTGAACTTAGCAGCTAAAGATTACAAAACAATAATCGATATTAATACTAACCCTGTAACAGCAGCAAAAAACTCAGTATATGGTAACACAAATAACCAAATTGCCGCTGCTAGAGTAATGTTAGCTTATACTTTTTCGATATTAGTAGATACTTATGGAGATGTTCCTTATTATTCATACGGAAATAATGATCCAGACTTTCAAGCATTACAATTAGACAAAGGTATTAGTGAACCAAAATTTGCTTCACAAGCAAAAATCTATACAGACATTCTAAAAGAATTGAAAGAATCTGTTGCGATGTTAGTATTGAACGAGAAAGTTTTCACAAAAGGAGATGTCCTTTTTGGTGGAGATGCTAACAAACTAAAAAAGTTTGCTAACTCCTTACGTTTACGTATTGCAACGAGAGTAAACGGGGTTATACCTGGAGCTGCTACTCATATTACAGAAGCAATTGATTCTGGAGTGATGACAAGTAATAGTGACAACGTAGGTGTAAAATACGAAAACAACAACGTATTCCCATCTCCTTTTTTTACAGGGTTCTTCACAGATGCTAGATCAGATTTCAAAATCACGAACACGCTAGTTGATTTATTAAAAGGAAAAATTGGTGTTTTCGGAATTGTTGATCCAAGATTACAAAAATACGCTTCACCAAATACTGCAGGTTTAGTTGCTATTAGAGATAAAACTTACACAGAAACTGATGACTTAACAAAGTACATAGGTATGCCTTACGGTATTCCAAACTCTTCTGTTGAAGCACAGACACCTAATACTTCATATTGGAGCTCTGATGTATTAAGAAGAGATTATACTGAAATTTTGATGGAATATGCAGAAGTAGAGTTTTTACTTTCTGAAAACAACGGATGGAGCGATACTAATTACAAAAACGGTATTAAAGCTTCTATGGAACGTTGGGGTGTAGCTAGTGCTAAAATAAACACCTATTTAGCAGCCGTAGCTCCTGCAAACAAAGAAAATGTGATCACTCAGAAATACCTTGCTTTGTTTATGCAACCAGGTGAAGCTTGGGCTGAATACAGAAGAACTGGCTTCCCATCTTCTTTACTAAAACCAGGACAAAGCTATCCTTTAAATGTTCCTGAAGGTTCTGTTACCACGTATACTTTTGAAGCATTAAACAACCTAACAGAAATGCCTACTCGTTTAACATACCCTACTAACGCAGCTAACTTAAATGGTGCAAACTATGATGAAGCAGTTAAAAACATGGGCGGTGATAAACTAGATACAAAATTAATCTGGGATAAAAACTAG
- a CDS encoding SusC/RagA family TonB-linked outer membrane protein has protein sequence MKLKFNGFLVLFLVLVAQLTFAQERVVSGTISDNAGMPLPGVSVLIKGTKTGTQTDFDGKYSIKASSSQVLVFSYIGMKTQEIAASSSVINVKLADDSVELESVVITTALGIKREKKSLGYSAQDVKGEIISEGGTTNAVSALSGNIAGLQVTAPSTMGGSTRVILRGVGSVTGENKPLIVIDGIPLDNGNYNTAATQRGSGGRDYGDASADINPDDIESVTVLKGGPAAALYGSRAGNGAILYTTKSGKKKGGKSEFSFNTGLTMESVNIMPKLQNLYGGGSSTTMRKQVIDGKTYNLANYVVDESWGPKFDPNLKYLPWNAFDKEFANDYLKEKSWVASPNDVDSFFRVGTTKTNSLAYLTSTQDSNFRLSYSNQQTEGIVPNSTLKKNTFSINANSKLGEKFKIEGMMTFVQTKGFNRPEGGYGDNSLPQKFYQWGQRQLDFNDLKQYKLADGSQRSWNRTAWNDGTPKYSDNPYWIINENTASDKRNRLYGNAKLTYNITPDLYLVGNVYGDTYTLTIDERVAIGSQAQPKYSSTTRTLSDFNYEGRIHYDKRFGKFSINSFVGINKRVSNYTLLSGTTVGGLTLPNLYNLSNSVETARATNSQTNSQTNSIYGFVSVGYNDMLFIEATDRNDWFSTTYKDVNYASITGSFVFSELMKNSSWLNYGKLRGGWAQAGNATTAYNLDNYADVLAPFQGNPRYSNPDQANNKYLVPELKTTKEVGLELSLFNRRVGIDASYYDVVTEDLITPVEVFHGTGNTSEFKNAGKLQNRGFETTINVNPIRTQDFSWDVTWNFAKNENKLLELAGDAKSLLIQKAPFQASLYAVVGQPYGQIFGTDFTYDDKGNKIVGADGLYVASGQKSLGTTTPDYNMGLRNTFKYKNFSLSALLDMQKGANYFSTSHMFGMYSGMLEASAANGIRENGTINQGVTEAGAPNTTSITGQEWAKSFYGGIDKMNVFSSDYIKLREVIFSYSFPAKYTGPFSGVKLSAFGRNLFTWNLDWKGMDPETASYGSGNVQGLEGGSLPSTRTYGMNLELKF, from the coding sequence ATGAAACTAAAGTTCAATGGATTCTTAGTGCTGTTCTTAGTACTAGTCGCGCAACTTACTTTTGCGCAAGAAAGAGTTGTTTCAGGAACTATTTCCGACAATGCGGGCATGCCTTTACCAGGTGTGAGTGTATTGATAAAAGGAACTAAAACTGGAACACAAACCGATTTTGACGGAAAATATTCTATCAAAGCTTCTTCTAGCCAAGTTTTGGTATTTAGCTACATTGGGATGAAAACCCAAGAAATAGCAGCAAGCTCTTCTGTAATCAACGTGAAACTAGCCGATGATTCAGTAGAATTAGAAAGCGTTGTTATCACAACTGCCCTAGGGATCAAAAGAGAGAAAAAATCACTTGGGTACTCTGCACAAGACGTAAAAGGTGAAATAATCAGTGAAGGTGGAACAACAAATGCTGTTTCTGCTTTATCTGGAAACATCGCAGGTCTTCAAGTTACTGCACCATCAACAATGGGAGGTTCTACAAGAGTCATCTTAAGAGGTGTTGGATCTGTTACAGGAGAAAACAAACCACTTATTGTAATTGATGGAATTCCATTAGACAACGGAAACTACAATACTGCCGCAACACAAAGAGGTAGTGGAGGTAGAGATTACGGAGATGCTTCTGCAGACATTAACCCAGACGACATTGAATCTGTAACTGTACTAAAAGGTGGACCAGCAGCTGCGCTATACGGAAGTAGAGCAGGAAATGGTGCAATCTTATACACTACTAAGTCAGGAAAGAAAAAAGGAGGTAAAAGCGAATTTTCTTTCAACACAGGACTTACAATGGAATCTGTTAACATCATGCCAAAATTACAAAATTTATACGGTGGTGGTTCATCAACAACTATGAGAAAACAAGTTATAGACGGAAAAACATATAACCTTGCAAACTATGTAGTTGATGAAAGTTGGGGACCTAAATTTGATCCAAATTTAAAATACTTACCTTGGAATGCATTTGACAAAGAATTTGCAAATGATTATTTAAAAGAAAAATCATGGGTAGCTTCTCCTAATGATGTAGATTCATTCTTTAGAGTAGGTACAACTAAAACAAACTCTTTAGCTTACTTAACATCAACTCAAGACAGTAATTTCAGACTTTCATACAGCAACCAACAAACAGAAGGTATTGTACCAAATTCTACACTTAAGAAAAATACTTTTTCGATTAACGCAAATTCTAAACTTGGAGAGAAGTTTAAAATTGAAGGTATGATGACTTTTGTACAGACTAAAGGATTCAACAGACCTGAAGGAGGATATGGAGACAATTCATTGCCACAGAAATTCTATCAATGGGGACAAAGACAACTAGACTTTAATGATCTAAAACAATACAAATTAGCAGATGGAAGCCAAAGATCTTGGAATAGAACTGCTTGGAATGATGGAACTCCAAAATATTCAGATAATCCATACTGGATTATTAATGAAAATACTGCAAGTGACAAAAGAAATCGTTTGTATGGTAATGCCAAACTTACTTATAACATAACACCAGATTTATACCTAGTAGGTAACGTTTATGGTGATACGTATACTTTAACTATTGACGAAAGAGTAGCAATAGGGTCACAAGCTCAACCAAAATACTCTTCAACTACACGTACTTTAAGTGACTTCAACTACGAAGGACGTATCCATTACGACAAACGTTTTGGTAAATTCAGTATCAATTCATTTGTTGGTATCAACAAAAGAGTGTCCAATTACACATTGCTAAGTGGTACAACTGTAGGCGGACTTACTTTACCTAACCTTTACAACCTTTCAAACAGTGTTGAAACTGCTAGAGCAACAAACAGTCAAACTAATAGCCAAACAAACAGTATTTATGGATTTGTATCTGTTGGATACAACGATATGCTTTTCATAGAAGCTACAGACAGAAACGACTGGTTTAGTACTACATATAAAGATGTAAATTACGCTTCTATTACAGGTAGTTTTGTTTTTTCTGAATTAATGAAAAACTCTTCATGGCTTAACTACGGTAAATTAAGAGGAGGTTGGGCTCAAGCTGGAAATGCTACAACAGCATACAACTTAGATAATTACGCTGACGTATTAGCTCCTTTCCAAGGAAACCCTAGATACAGTAATCCTGACCAAGCTAACAACAAATACTTAGTGCCAGAATTAAAAACGACAAAAGAGGTTGGTCTAGAGTTAAGCCTATTTAACAGAAGAGTTGGTATTGACGCATCTTACTATGACGTTGTAACAGAAGACTTAATTACTCCGGTAGAAGTTTTCCATGGTACCGGTAACACAAGTGAATTTAAAAATGCTGGAAAATTACAAAACAGAGGTTTTGAAACAACAATAAATGTTAACCCAATAAGAACACAAGATTTCTCATGGGATGTTACATGGAACTTTGCAAAAAATGAAAACAAGTTATTGGAATTAGCTGGCGATGCAAAATCATTATTAATACAAAAAGCACCATTTCAAGCTTCACTGTATGCAGTAGTAGGACAACCTTACGGTCAAATTTTCGGAACAGATTTCACTTATGACGACAAAGGAAACAAAATTGTAGGAGCCGACGGTCTATATGTAGCATCAGGTCAAAAATCACTTGGTACAACTACTCCTGACTACAATATGGGTCTTAGAAACACATTCAAATACAAAAACTTCAGCCTAAGTGCTTTACTTGACATGCAAAAAGGAGCAAACTACTTCTCAACATCACATATGTTCGGAATGTATTCTGGAATGCTTGAAGCGAGTGCTGCAAATGGAATACGTGAAAACGGGACAATCAACCAAGGTGTAACAGAAGCTGGAGCTCCAAACACAACATCTATAACAGGTCAAGAATGGGCTAAATCATTTTATGGTGGCATAGACAAAATGAATGTTTTCAGTTCTGACTACATCAAATTAAGAGAAGTTATATTCTCTTACAGCTTCCCTGCAAAATACACAGGACCTTTTTCAGGAGTTAAATTATCTGCTTTTGGTAGAAATTTATTCACATGGAACCTAGATTGGAAAGGAATGGATCCAGAAACAGCATCATACGGCAGTGGAAATGTTCAAGGACTAGAAGGTGGTTCTTTACCATCAACTAGAACATACGGAATGAATCTAGAATTAAAATTCTAA